One genomic segment of Nitrospirota bacterium includes these proteins:
- a CDS encoding response regulator: protein MKKQGLKNILVVDDDQNLLDIIREILDHTYNVYTAPMGYDALRIIHDHAIDLMTIDFLMPEMTGIDFLKEIKKFNDHLPFIIISGHLPEELLKYDLFCQSSGFLPKPFTIQELRDLVANILKK, encoded by the coding sequence ATGAAAAAACAGGGTTTGAAAAATATATTGGTGGTTGACGATGATCAGAACCTATTGGATATCATCCGGGAAATTTTAGACCACACTTATAATGTCTATACTGCACCGATGGGATACGATGCGTTGAGAATTATTCATGATCATGCTATTGATCTGATGACCATTGATTTCCTCATGCCAGAAATGACCGGCATTGATTTCTTAAAAGAAATAAAAAAATTTAACGATCATCTTCCCTTTATCATCATCAGCGGACATTTACCGGAAGAATTATTAAAATACGACTTGTTTTGTCAATCCTCTGGATTTCTTCCAAAACCCTTCACGATTCAAGAGCTCAGAGACCTGGTGGCAAACATTTTGAAAAAATAA
- a CDS encoding potassium channel protein: MDWEKQIGKVVLTFVVVIILGVAGLMTVEGWSFQDALYMTILTLSTVGYREVRPLSPAGQIFIMIFIVIGVGSFLFVITTIAEYVVFGHLKGALGRKKMKNRISKLTGHYIICGFGRVGQEVAQELKREGNDLVVIDITAASIGKCDQMGYNYIEGNASDEQVLIDAGIMKAAGLVTATDSDAENVYVTLSAKDLRKDIYVVARASTEGARGKLFKAGADRVISPYSIGGKRIAGMLLRPNVVEFLDFVLHSAEMDLFMEEIEVREKSRFDGLTVGAAKQMQNSGANILAIKKKLENKIVASPETTIKIERGDLLIILGTKGQLKDLEQFL, encoded by the coding sequence ATGGACTGGGAAAAACAGATTGGGAAGGTCGTCCTGACCTTTGTTGTGGTCATTATATTGGGCGTTGCTGGCCTGATGACAGTGGAAGGGTGGTCGTTTCAGGACGCCTTATATATGACCATTTTGACTCTATCGACGGTAGGATACCGGGAAGTGAGACCTCTTTCGCCAGCCGGTCAGATCTTTATTATGATTTTTATCGTAATCGGAGTAGGCTCGTTTCTCTTTGTTATAACGACCATAGCCGAATACGTGGTTTTTGGTCACCTGAAAGGAGCACTGGGAAGGAAAAAAATGAAAAATAGAATCAGTAAATTGACGGGACACTATATTATTTGCGGCTTCGGAAGAGTCGGACAAGAAGTAGCCCAGGAGTTGAAAAGAGAAGGAAACGATCTGGTTGTGATTGATATTACGGCAGCCTCGATCGGCAAATGCGATCAAATGGGGTATAACTATATCGAAGGCAATGCGTCCGATGAACAGGTGCTGATCGATGCGGGAATTATGAAGGCAGCTGGTCTTGTTACGGCGACCGATTCTGATGCGGAAAATGTGTATGTAACGCTCAGTGCTAAAGATTTGCGTAAGGACATTTACGTCGTGGCCAGGGCCAGCACCGAAGGGGCCCGAGGAAAGCTATTCAAAGCAGGTGCGGATCGGGTGATTTCTCCCTATAGCATAGGAGGAAAGAGAATCGCGGGGATGCTCCTTAGGCCCAATGTGGTCGAGTTTCTTGACTTTGTATTGCATTCTGCCGAGATGGATTTATTCATGGAAGAGATTGAAGTGCGTGAGAAATCTAGATTTGACGGTTTGACCGTCGGTGCGGCGAAACAGATGCAGAATTCCGGAGCCAACATACTGGCGATCAAAAAGAAATTGGAGAATAAGATTGTCGCGAGTCCGGAAACCACTATTAAAATTGAAAGGGGAGACCTTCTTATTATTCTTGGCACAAAAGGACAGCTAAAAGATCTGGAACAGTTTCTCTAA
- a CDS encoding HD domain-containing protein yields MPKTEQIAMNPKVELYEDRLSFLNKKIPVSEKLKLIHQIIRNRVTCVDRIAVILHDSKSDLLKTFIYSSDEDHPLIRYQAKLSKVKSLKTIMESEQARVVNDLTVFEGGRAEHTKRIASQGFGSSYTLPMFLNGQFLGFVFFNSYEKNSFQAEILGELNFFGHFISSLVSTELASIRMMLSTIQAAKEISSYHHLETGQHIDRVSHYARLIAQEIAPLYGFSDEYIENIFLFSPLHDIGKVGVPENLLKKNEKLSGDEIEGLKKHVIIGRKIIDSIIKDFGLDTLPHATMLRNMAEYHHETLDGSGYVLGLQGQQIPIEARIISVADIFDALTSSRSYKTAWSNDEAFAMLQQLAGIKLDKDCVRALTQNPEKVREIQEGFKESLHPPMIGKRRYPRIKMAVKGDFRILLPEKDKKIYPIRTKNLGRNGLMFDSSVLLAVGTPLQVRLYPFSDEITFIAVVAWIEPGADVTSRIHHVGIEFKPIRQASLLLIDFLLQAPPS; encoded by the coding sequence ATGCCGAAAACGGAGCAGATTGCCATGAATCCGAAAGTGGAATTGTACGAAGACCGGTTAAGTTTTTTAAACAAAAAAATTCCTGTTTCTGAAAAACTTAAATTGATTCATCAAATCATCAGAAATCGTGTTACCTGCGTTGACCGGATCGCGGTGATCCTGCACGATTCCAAGAGCGATCTGCTAAAGACTTTTATTTACAGCAGCGATGAAGATCATCCCTTAATTCGATATCAGGCCAAACTCTCCAAAGTTAAATCGTTAAAGACCATTATGGAGAGCGAGCAGGCAAGGGTTGTAAATGACCTTACCGTTTTCGAAGGAGGACGAGCTGAACATACAAAAAGGATTGCTTCGCAAGGATTTGGCTCCAGTTATACGTTGCCGATGTTCCTAAACGGACAATTCCTTGGTTTTGTCTTTTTTAACTCATACGAGAAAAATTCCTTTCAAGCAGAAATTCTTGGGGAACTTAATTTTTTCGGTCATTTCATCTCTTCGCTTGTTTCAACGGAACTGGCGTCCATTCGAATGATGCTGTCGACAATTCAGGCAGCCAAGGAGATCAGCTCATACCATCATTTGGAAACAGGTCAGCATATTGACCGGGTTTCGCATTACGCGCGGCTGATCGCCCAGGAAATTGCCCCGCTCTATGGATTTTCTGACGAATATATCGAAAACATTTTTCTTTTCTCGCCTTTACACGATATCGGTAAGGTGGGTGTTCCGGAGAATTTGCTCAAAAAGAATGAGAAACTTTCCGGCGATGAAATCGAAGGGCTCAAGAAACATGTGATCATCGGACGTAAGATTATTGATTCTATCATCAAGGATTTTGGGCTTGATACGCTTCCACATGCCACAATGCTCCGCAACATGGCGGAATATCACCACGAGACCCTGGACGGATCTGGATACGTTCTTGGTTTACAAGGACAACAAATTCCGATAGAAGCACGCATTATCTCTGTGGCAGATATATTCGATGCCCTGACCAGTTCCCGCAGTTATAAAACGGCCTGGTCAAATGATGAGGCGTTTGCGATGTTACAACAACTGGCAGGGATAAAACTTGATAAGGATTGCGTCCGAGCCCTCACGCAAAACCCTGAAAAGGTGAGAGAAATCCAGGAAGGATTTAAAGAGAGTCTTCACCCGCCTATGATAGGAAAACGAAGGTACCCAAGAATCAAAATGGCTGTGAAAGGAGATTTTCGAATTCTCCTCCCTGAAAAAGATAAAAAAATTTATCCGATCAGGACCAAAAATCTGGGGCGGAACGGATTGATGTTCGATTCGTCAGTTCTTCTTGCCGTAGGGACTCCGTTGCAAGTCAGACTCTATCCTTTTTCCGATGAAATTACTTTTATTGCCGTTGTGGCCTGGATTGAACCGGGCGCAGATGTTACCTCGCGAATCCATCACGTCGGTATTGAATTCAAACCGATCCGACAGGCTTCCCTGCTCCTCATCGATTTTCTTCTGCAAGCTCCCCCCAGCTGA
- a CDS encoding outer membrane beta-barrel protein, which yields MKKLLVVAFIFGTFLLNGTGVVFAKKGFSLGVDFPYNSIESDFDGKRGYVSTDGNETLLVPKIDNAFGFGFLFGFGYTPESALEINYQASTHRSTWQGLNFDVNYSVLNFNYKYSFQEFGETQPYLMLGLGLNTLTVKDGASMASPFQIGDAKYTGISFNFEGGVDHYFTPNISAGFGLAYHYVDFTQGAGVSTSGKLPSGLNGSGFGMILSTAYHFQ from the coding sequence ATGAAGAAATTGCTTGTAGTCGCATTTATATTTGGAACGTTTCTTCTAAACGGTACGGGAGTGGTCTTCGCAAAAAAAGGGTTTAGTCTTGGCGTCGATTTTCCGTACAATTCCATCGAGTCCGATTTTGACGGTAAAAGAGGATACGTTTCGACAGATGGCAATGAAACATTGCTGGTTCCAAAAATAGACAATGCATTTGGTTTTGGATTCTTATTTGGATTTGGATATACACCCGAAAGTGCGCTTGAAATAAATTACCAGGCATCAACCCATCGCTCGACCTGGCAGGGACTTAATTTTGACGTCAATTACAGTGTTCTCAATTTTAATTATAAGTATAGTTTTCAAGAGTTTGGGGAGACCCAACCTTACCTGATGCTCGGACTGGGACTCAATACGCTAACGGTCAAAGATGGCGCTTCGATGGCTTCTCCATTTCAGATCGGAGACGCCAAATACACGGGTATATCCTTTAATTTTGAAGGGGGAGTAGACCACTATTTTACGCCTAATATTTCTGCCGGATTCGGCCTCGCCTATCACTATGTTGATTTCACACAAGGGGCCGGTGTCAGCACAAGCGGTAAGCTTCCGTCCGGGTTAAATGGAAGCGGATTTGGTATGATTTTAAGCACAGCGTACCATTTCCAGTGA